Proteins encoded by one window of Vitis riparia cultivar Riparia Gloire de Montpellier isolate 1030 chromosome 11, EGFV_Vit.rip_1.0, whole genome shotgun sequence:
- the LOC117924864 gene encoding cytochrome P450 CYP73A100-like yields MAHLLNKPVFFSTLLTIILLSSTRLLASYLSISPPLMASFLPLAPLILYLFYSISKRSASLPPGPLSIPLFGNWLQVGNDLNHKLLASMAQKYGPVFLLKLGSKNLAVVSDPELASQVLHTQGVEFGSRPRNVVFDIFTGNGQDMVFTIYSDHWRKMRRIMTLPFFTNKVVHHYSEMWEEEMELVVDDLRNKESVKSEGLVIRKRLQLMLYNIMYRMMFDSKFESQEDPLFIQATRFNSERSRLAQSFDYNYGDFIPFLRPFLRGYLNKCRELQSRRLAFFNNYFVEKRREIMAANGEKHKIRCAIDHIIDAQLKGEISEANVLYIVENINVAAIETTLWSMEWAIAELVNHPHVQCKIRDEITTILQGDAVTESNLHQLPYLQATVKETLRLHAPIPLLVPHMNLEEAKLGGYTIPKESKVVVNAWWLANNPSWWKNPEEFRPERFLEEESGTDAVAGGKVDFRFLPFGVGRRSCPGIILALPILALVIAKLVMNFEMRPPIGVEKIDVSEKGGQFSLHIANHSTVAFTPIAA; encoded by the exons ATGGCCCATCTTCTCAATAAGCCCGTATTTTTCAGTACTCTTCTCACAATCATTCTCCTCTCATCCACTAGGTTGTTGGCCTCCTACTTGTCCATTTCTCCCCCCCTTATGGCTAGTTTTCTCCCTTTGGCTCCTCTAATTCTATACCTTTTCTACTCAATTTCCAAGCGCTCCGCCTCCCTCCCTCCAGGGCCTCTCTCCATACCACTATTTGGCAATTGGCTCCAAGTTGGGAATGACCTGAACCACAAGCTATTGGCCTCCATGGCACAAAAGTATGGTCCGGTCTTCCTACTAAAACTTGGGTCAAAAAACTTGGCAGTGGTGTCGGATCCTGAGTTGGCTAGCCAGGTGCTGCACACACAAGGTGTAGAGTTCGGATCCCGGCCGCGGAATGTGGTGTTTGATATTTTCACGGGGAACGGGCAGGACATGGTGTTCACCATCTACAGCGACCACTGGCGGAAAATGCGTCGGATTATGACCCTTCCATTCTTCACTAACAAGGTGGTGCACCACTACAGTGAAATGTGGGAGGAGGAAATGGAGCTAGTGGTTGATGACCTGAGGAACAAGGAGAGTGTGAAGAGTGAAGGCCTGGTTATCAGGAAGCGTCTGCAGTTGATGCTGTACAATATCATGTACCGGATGATGTTCGATTCCAAGTTTGAGTCTCAAGAGGATCCGCTGTTCATACAGGCAACGCGGTTTAACTCTGAACGAAGCCGGTTGGCTCAGAGTTTTGATTACAACTATGGAGATTTCATTCCTTTCCTTAGGCCATTTTTGAGAGGTTACTTGAACAAGTGCAGGGAGCTGCAGAGCAGAAGGCTTGCATTTTTCAACAACTACTTTGTTGAGAAAAGAAG GGAAATAATGGCTGCTAATGGAGAGAAGCACAAGATCAGGTGTGccattgatcacataatagatGCTCAACTCAAGGGAGAAATCAGTGAAGCAAATGTGCTTTACATTGTGGAGAACATAAATGTTGCAGCTATAGAGACCACTCTGTGGTCCATGGAATGGGCCATTGCTGAACTGGTCAACCATCCACATGTCCAATGCAAAATTCGGGATGAAATCACCACCATCCTCCAGGGGGATGCAGTCACTGAATCCAACCTCCACCAACTTCCATACCTACAGGCCACAGTGAAGGAGACCCTCAGGTTACACGCACCAATTCCCCTCCTCGTACCTCATATGAACCTTGAAGAAGCTAAGCTAGGTGGTTATACCATCCCTAAAGAGTCCAAGGTAGTGGTTAATGCCTGGTGGCTGGCCAACAACCCCAGTTGGTGGAAGAATCCTGAGGAGTTCCGCCCAGAGCGCTTCCTGGAAGAGGAGTCTGGCACAGACGCTGTTGCAGGTGGGAAGGTTGATTTTCGCTTCTTGCCATTTGGGGTGGGTAGGCGGAGTTGTCCGGGGATCATACTCGCCCTTCCCATCCTAGCACTTGTGATCGCCAAATTGGTCATGAACTTTGAAATGAGGCCTCCAATTGGGGTGGAGAAGATTGACGTGTCCGAAAAAGGAGGCCAATTTAGCCTGCACATCGCCAACCATTCTACAGTCGCTTTCACTCCAATCGCCGCATAG